One stretch of Streptomyces peucetius DNA includes these proteins:
- a CDS encoding winged helix-turn-helix transcriptional regulator: MAHQTETHCWDPELVPSPSGRTAQPQPDCPVEIALAAIAGRWTTLVLRELMHGPHSFGTLRERLPAISPKVLADRLHTLRERGLLAQERIPGFPARTRYTLTPAGHALRPLLVELYRTGERLARERD; this comes from the coding sequence GTGGCTCACCAAACGGAAACCCACTGCTGGGACCCCGAGTTGGTGCCGTCCCCTTCCGGGCGCACCGCACAGCCTCAGCCGGACTGCCCGGTGGAGATCGCGTTGGCGGCGATCGCGGGCCGCTGGACCACATTGGTCCTGCGCGAGCTGATGCACGGGCCGCACTCCTTCGGCACCCTGCGGGAACGGCTCCCCGCGATCAGCCCGAAGGTGCTGGCCGACCGGCTCCACACCCTCCGCGAACGCGGCCTGCTCGCCCAGGAACGCATCCCCGGCTTCCCGGCCCGCACCCGCTACACACTCACGCCGGCGGGCCACGCTCTGCGCCCGCTGCTCGTCGAGCTGTACCGCACGGGGGAGCGGCTTGCCCGAGAACGGGACTGA
- a CDS encoding adhesin produces MACEQCGDTSRRGNDRRRGNDRRRGDTGIQPSTACPECRPAARLFLPHRGTLLLAGLVAVAALASAVSACGPDPSGASDRRPDGRGAADDIGDLGGAPQRITPSDPTDPPSTPAASPGRATPKPPTKTDPPPNDARSPAYSAWAGPGCAGGGLYRENGRFTDGAAGWYTVGSGGHLGDGCDGSFTAVPMSGSRTEDRGSTATWSWYVGSGYPTCSVAVFVPDSGRDRDVAGAPTTYRVLSDPDDPDSALKVFEIDQTRLRGRGLVVEKVPVHDQRLTVQLVDRGSNEGGDAHHAAAQMRAECRA; encoded by the coding sequence ATGGCGTGCGAACAATGCGGCGACACGAGCCGACGCGGCAACGACCGCCGGCGTGGCAACGACCGCCGGCGTGGCGACACCGGCATACAGCCCTCCACAGCCTGCCCGGAGTGCCGGCCGGCGGCGCGGCTCTTCCTGCCCCACCGAGGAACGCTTCTGCTGGCAGGGCTGGTTGCGGTGGCGGCGCTCGCGTCGGCCGTCTCGGCCTGCGGGCCCGATCCGTCCGGGGCCTCCGACCGCAGGCCGGACGGTCGCGGCGCGGCCGACGACATCGGTGACCTGGGCGGCGCGCCCCAGCGCATCACTCCGAGCGACCCGACCGACCCGCCCAGCACCCCCGCCGCCTCCCCGGGCCGCGCCACCCCCAAGCCGCCGACGAAGACCGACCCGCCGCCCAACGACGCCCGGAGCCCCGCGTACTCGGCGTGGGCGGGCCCGGGGTGCGCGGGCGGCGGTCTGTACCGCGAGAACGGCCGCTTCACCGACGGCGCCGCCGGCTGGTACACCGTCGGCTCCGGCGGCCACCTCGGCGACGGCTGCGACGGCAGCTTCACGGCGGTCCCGATGTCCGGCAGCCGTACCGAGGACCGCGGCTCCACGGCCACCTGGTCCTGGTACGTCGGCAGCGGCTACCCCACCTGCTCGGTCGCCGTCTTCGTCCCGGACAGTGGCCGCGACCGGGATGTGGCGGGCGCGCCGACGACGTACCGCGTCCTGTCGGACCCCGACGACCCGGACAGCGCGCTCAAGGTCTTCGAGATCGACCAGACGCGGCTGCGGGGCAGGGGCCTTGTCGTCGAGAAGGTTCCCGTCCACGACCAGCGGCTGACCGTCCAACTCGTCGACAGAGGCTCGAACGAGGGCGGCGACGCGCACCACGCGGCGGCCCAGATGCGGGCGGAGTGCCGGGCCTGA
- a CDS encoding MFS transporter, translated as MTTAEPKRADGSSTDAGTGTGGAVGTGPRILLPGQLSASPTTSRTTASPSASTSISTPTPTPTPTPTSASASVPPAVSPDVAAAPTRLVAVRDRLARHPVALTTAVAAFVHLLWFFFFANSGGDIAAQDAWAEFAGRHPDSAYNLAWYGGMHPVSYSVVSPYVMSLIGVRTTMMLAGTVSSALTALMLVRLRAVRNPVACSLVGVFAFLCNALSGRVTFGLGMMFALGAVGAVFCWPHGWRHNRWAKAAVAAPLAGLATAASPVAGLFLGVVAAALFLNGRRPGAYAVGLTPVLVVALSAWLFPFSGTQPMSILSTSLPFLYGVLVFVLVPKGWRTVRTGAAVYALGTLLTWAIDSQIGSNVSRLPMLFAGVVLLAALPYTVPRSRKWYAVVLAVVGLNVWIGYKGVDDIVRTAPTASWNRELAPLVNRLQEVGAERGRVEVVPASSHREASALAPYVNLARGWNRQADMKRNPIFYDKENPLTSAGYHAWLHRWAVHYVVLPTGAPDSSGAAQEAELVQAGQPYLTRVWGDANWQLFAVKDPTQMAEPPATVDHAGAGEMTIRVQKAGRVLIRVPYSPWLSLVDGNGKGVEAPYETPESQAREDGPKEYVNPNGCLLKADEDAEGDEWTELLAPQPGTYRLAAPYQLPRGTPCPDELR; from the coding sequence GTGACCACCGCTGAGCCGAAACGGGCGGACGGCAGCAGCACGGACGCCGGTACCGGAACCGGCGGCGCTGTCGGCACGGGTCCGCGAATACTGCTCCCCGGGCAGCTGTCGGCCTCACCCACCACCAGCCGGACGACGGCCTCGCCCTCGGCTTCGACCTCCATCTCGACGCCGACGCCGACGCCGACGCCGACGCCGACCTCGGCCTCGGCCTCCGTCCCACCGGCCGTGTCGCCGGACGTGGCTGCCGCGCCCACCCGGCTCGTGGCCGTCCGCGACCGACTCGCCCGCCACCCCGTCGCCCTCACGACGGCCGTCGCCGCGTTCGTCCACCTTCTCTGGTTCTTCTTCTTCGCCAACAGCGGCGGCGACATCGCGGCCCAGGACGCCTGGGCCGAGTTCGCCGGACGCCATCCAGACTCGGCGTACAACCTGGCCTGGTACGGCGGGATGCACCCCGTCTCGTACAGCGTGGTCTCGCCGTACGTGATGTCGCTCATCGGCGTACGGACGACCATGATGCTCGCGGGCACGGTCTCGTCCGCCCTGACAGCGTTGATGCTGGTCAGGTTGCGTGCCGTGCGCAATCCCGTGGCCTGCTCGCTCGTGGGGGTCTTCGCGTTCCTGTGCAACGCGCTGTCCGGCAGGGTCACCTTCGGCCTCGGCATGATGTTCGCGCTCGGCGCGGTCGGCGCCGTCTTCTGCTGGCCGCACGGCTGGCGTCACAACCGCTGGGCGAAAGCGGCCGTGGCCGCGCCGCTCGCCGGACTCGCCACCGCGGCCAGCCCCGTGGCCGGCCTGTTCCTCGGGGTCGTCGCCGCCGCGCTGTTCCTGAACGGCCGCCGCCCCGGCGCGTACGCGGTCGGGCTCACCCCGGTGCTGGTGGTCGCCCTGTCCGCATGGCTGTTCCCGTTCTCCGGCACGCAGCCCATGTCGATCCTGTCGACGTCGCTCCCGTTCCTCTACGGGGTTCTGGTCTTCGTCCTCGTGCCGAAGGGCTGGCGCACGGTGCGTACCGGGGCGGCGGTGTACGCGTTGGGCACGCTGCTGACATGGGCGATCGACTCGCAGATCGGGTCGAACGTGTCACGGCTGCCCATGCTCTTCGCCGGTGTCGTGCTGCTCGCCGCCCTGCCGTACACGGTGCCGCGCTCGCGCAAGTGGTACGCCGTCGTGCTCGCGGTCGTCGGCCTGAACGTCTGGATCGGCTACAAGGGCGTGGACGACATCGTCCGTACGGCCCCGACGGCGTCGTGGAACCGCGAACTCGCGCCGCTGGTCAACCGGCTCCAGGAGGTGGGCGCCGAGCGGGGCCGCGTCGAGGTCGTCCCCGCGAGCAGCCACCGCGAGGCGTCGGCGCTCGCGCCGTACGTCAACCTGGCCCGCGGCTGGAACCGCCAGGCCGACATGAAGCGCAACCCGATCTTCTACGACAAGGAGAACCCCCTCACCTCGGCCGGCTACCACGCCTGGCTGCACCGCTGGGCCGTCCACTACGTGGTGCTGCCGACGGGCGCGCCCGACTCCAGCGGCGCGGCGCAGGAGGCGGAGCTCGTACAGGCCGGTCAGCCCTACCTGACCCGCGTCTGGGGCGACGCCAACTGGCAGCTGTTCGCGGTGAAGGACCCGACGCAGATGGCGGAGCCGCCGGCGACCGTGGACCACGCGGGCGCCGGGGAGATGACCATCCGGGTGCAGAAAGCGGGCCGGGTGCTGATCCGTGTCCCGTACTCACCGTGGCTCAGCCTCGTCGACGGGAACGGCAAGGGCGTCGAGGCACCGTACGAGACGCCGGAGTCGCAGGCGCGGGAGGACGGGCCGAAGGAGTACGTCAACCCCAACGGCTGCCTGCTGAAGGCGGATGAGGACGCAGAGGGGGACGAATGGACCGAGCTCCTCGCCCCGCAGCCGGGCACCTACCGGCTCGCCGCGCCGTATCAGCTTCCGCGCGGGACGCCGTGTCCTGACGAGCTCCGCTAG
- a CDS encoding YybH family protein yields MSIDGNPASDHHPTVTLTSDAVQHPLVFAAAFNSGSPDALERVYDHEAVFVPRPGTGVTGAELMAANSAFQTLGLPITVRPRHTYVAGDIALFIVDWSIEGHRPDGEHVHLEGTATDVARRGPDGLWRYLIDNPFGTSVS; encoded by the coding sequence ATGAGCATCGATGGGAACCCCGCGAGCGATCACCACCCCACTGTCACCCTGACCTCCGACGCCGTGCAACATCCTCTCGTCTTCGCTGCCGCGTTCAACTCGGGCAGTCCCGATGCCCTGGAACGCGTCTATGACCACGAAGCAGTGTTCGTGCCCCGCCCCGGCACAGGCGTCACGGGAGCGGAGCTCATGGCCGCCAATTCCGCGTTCCAGACGTTGGGACTGCCCATCACCGTCCGCCCCAGGCACACGTACGTCGCCGGCGACATCGCCCTGTTCATCGTCGACTGGTCGATCGAGGGCCACCGGCCGGACGGCGAGCACGTCCACCTGGAGGGAACCGCCACCGATGTGGCCCGCCGCGGACCGGACGGGCTGTGGCGGTACCTCATCGACAACCCGTTCGGCACGTCGGTGTCCTAG
- a CDS encoding PRC-barrel domain-containing protein, protein MIYAADVREWRNRDVVDTESHKIGVLEAIYVDTTTDEPAMATVRTGLPTRRRLVFVPLEDAIAGPDYLKVGYVRTLVKQAPSIGTDDVLPAEQEEAIFKHYGLTYEPGAAGERQLARR, encoded by the coding sequence ATGATTTACGCAGCCGACGTCCGAGAATGGCGCAACCGCGATGTCGTCGACACCGAGTCGCACAAGATCGGTGTCCTCGAGGCGATCTATGTGGACACCACCACCGACGAGCCGGCCATGGCCACGGTACGGACCGGACTGCCCACCCGGCGCCGTCTGGTCTTCGTCCCCCTTGAGGATGCGATCGCCGGGCCGGACTACCTCAAGGTCGGCTATGTCAGAACGCTGGTGAAACAGGCCCCTTCGATCGGCACCGACGACGTTCTGCCCGCCGAGCAGGAGGAAGCGATCTTCAAGCACTACGGACTGACCTACGAGCCCGGTGCGGCCGGAGAACGGCAACTGGCGCGTCGCTGA
- a CDS encoding Uma2 family endonuclease produces the protein MTAEMVAPAWMHEQITAEEYESWSEEQCAGIEVVDGMVVVSPSPSKRHNRLARILANALDASAGPEWNADTDFDVRLQDVPLTNRRPDVVVYRADAIDITPTRPEHVLLVAEVVSPGSETTDRIVKVDQYAKAGIGFYWRIEQAATGVPLVYTYVLDPATKTYRDGDVFTGVLKVAAPFPVEIDLGQI, from the coding sequence ATGACGGCCGAGATGGTGGCCCCGGCGTGGATGCATGAGCAGATCACGGCGGAGGAGTACGAGTCCTGGTCCGAGGAGCAGTGCGCCGGCATCGAGGTCGTGGACGGGATGGTCGTCGTGAGTCCGAGTCCATCCAAGCGGCACAACCGGCTGGCCCGGATTCTGGCGAACGCCCTGGATGCTTCCGCAGGCCCGGAGTGGAACGCCGACACGGACTTCGACGTCCGGCTTCAGGACGTCCCGCTCACCAATCGCCGCCCCGACGTCGTCGTGTACCGCGCAGACGCGATCGACATCACCCCGACCCGCCCTGAGCACGTGCTGCTGGTCGCGGAGGTGGTGTCGCCGGGCTCGGAGACCACCGATCGGATCGTGAAGGTCGACCAGTACGCCAAAGCGGGCATCGGCTTCTACTGGCGGATCGAGCAGGCCGCGACAGGCGTTCCTCTCGTGTACACCTACGTTCTCGACCCCGCGACGAAGACCTACCGGGACGGAGACGTGTTCACCGGCGTCCTCAAGGTAGCGGCCCCCTTCCCGGTGGAAATCGACCTCGGACAGATCTGA